One window of the Salvelinus fontinalis isolate EN_2023a chromosome 2, ASM2944872v1, whole genome shotgun sequence genome contains the following:
- the LOC129810943 gene encoding dopamine beta-hydroxylase-like, whose amino-acid sequence MRLFNKDLRLQDVTLMYLTVLTTLVVILVASYQVDPAASPSRGGSTPTSTSTPVQLPYHMPLDPRGHLQLSWNISYPLQELYLEVRCSEMKHGLVLGMSDRGELTNADLVVLWDDGHQSFFGDAWSDSQGHVSLDSQQDYQLMDTRQTPEGFTLLFKRPFSTCDPRDYIIEEGTVHLIYGVLDQPIRSLQQLNLSQIETGVQRALLLRPDTPSPSLPRDVQTLEVRTPDITIPTQETTYWCHIFQLPPNMPKNHIVMYESVVTPGNEAVVHHMEVFECSPEMSTVPQYSGSCDSKMKPASLNYCRHVLAAWAMGAKSFYYPTDAGLPLGGPASSRFLRLEVHYHNPLLISGRKDNSGVRLYHTPSLRRYDAGIMELGLVYTPVMAIPPREQNFHLTGFCTSKCTQTALPPGGINIFASQLHTHLAGRGVRTVLVRGGREVKVVQEDKHFSTHYQIIRMLRTMVTVLPGDVLLTKCTYNTEDRSQPTVGGFGIMEEMCVNYVHYYPRTQLELCKSNVDPGYLQKYFSFINRFQGGDACSCGQTSVTDQFSSLSWDSFSGEVLNSLYNTAPISMACNQSSAKLFPGDWERQELPVVTSQLQRPRYPCEGGKLPSQSSEPTVVQPDRGEEV is encoded by the exons ATGCGCCTCTTCAACAAGGACCTGAGGCTGCAGGACGTGACTCTGATGTACCTGACCGTCTTAACCACCCTGGTGGTGATCCTGGTAGCCTCCTACCAGGTAGATCCTGCTGCCAGCCCCTCCAGGGGAGGATCCACCccaacctccacctccaccccggTGCAGCTGCCCTACCACATGCCCCTGGACCCCCGCGGACACCTCCAGCTCTCTTGGAACATCTCCTACCCCCTCCAGGAGCTGTACCTGGAGGTGCGCTGCAGCGAGATGAAACACGGCCTGGTTCTGGGGATGTCCGACCGCGGGGAGCTCACCAACGCTGATCTGGTGGTCCTCTGGGACGACGGCCACCAGTCCTTCTTTGGG GATGCGTGGAGTGACAGTCAGGGTCATGTGAGTCTGGACAGCCAACAGGACTACCAGCTGATGGACACCAGGCAGACACCTGAGGGATTCACCCTGCTGTTCAAGAGACCCTTCAGCACATGCGACCCCAGAGATTACATCAtagag GAGGGTACCGTACACCTGATCTACGGAGTGTTGGATCAGCCAATCCGCTCGCTCCAGCAGCTCAACCTGTCCCAGATTGAGACGGGAGTGCAGAGGGCCCTCCTGCTGCGCCCAGACACCCCGTCCCCCTCCCTGCCCCGAGACGTACAGACCCTGGAGGTCCGGACCCCCGACATCACCATCCCCACCCAGGAGACCACCTACTGGTGCCACATCTTCCAACTGCCACCCAACATGCCCAAGAACCACATCGTCATG TATGAGTCGGTGGTAACCCCTGGTAACGAGGCCGTAGTGCACCACATGGAGGTGTTTGAGTGTTCTCCTGAGATGAGTACAGTTCCACAGTACAGCGGATCCTGTGACTCCAAGATGAAGCCCGCCAGCCTCAACTACTGTCGCCATGTTCTGGCGGCCTGGGCTATGGGGGCTaag tCTTTCTACTACCCAACTGATGCAGGGCTGCCTCTAGGAGGACCAGCGTCTTCCAGGTTTCTTCGACTAGAGGTGCACTACCACAACCCACTCCTCATATCAG GTCGTAAGGACAACTCTGGGGTGCGTCTCTACCACACCCCCAGCTTAAGGAGGTACGACGCGGGCATCATGGAGCTCGGGCTGGTCTACACCCCGGTCATGGCCATACCACCCAGAGAACAGAACTTCCATCTCACAGGATTCTGCACGTCCAAGTGTACACAGACT GCCCTTCCTCCAGGGGGGATCAACATCTTTGCGTCCCAGCTGCACACTCACTTGgcggggagaggggtgaggacgGTCCTGGTGAGGGGTGGAAGAGAGGTGAAGGTGGTACAGGAGGATAAGCATTTCAGCACCCACTATCAG ATAATCAGAATGCTGAGGACGATGGTGACAGTGCTGCCT GGTGACGTCCTCTTGACAAAGTGTACATacaacacagaggacaggagcCAGCCTACAGTG GGAGGCTTTGGGATCATGGAGGAGATGTGTGTGAACTATGTACACTACTACCCCAGAACTCAACTAGAGCTCTGTAAGAGTAACGTTGACCCTGGATACCTGCAGAAGTACTTCAGCTTCATCAACAG aTTCCAGGGTGGTGATGCGTGTAGCTGTGGTCAGACCAGTGTGACGGACCAGTTCTCCTCTTTGTCCTGGGACTCCTTCAGTGGAGAGGTGCTGAACTCTCTCTACAACACCGCTCCCATCTCCATGGCCTGTAACCAGTCCTCTGCCAAGCTCTTCCCT